The following coding sequences lie in one Musa acuminata AAA Group cultivar baxijiao chromosome BXJ1-8, Cavendish_Baxijiao_AAA, whole genome shotgun sequence genomic window:
- the LOC135587345 gene encoding heavy metal-associated isoprenylated plant protein 35-like — protein MRLHIPFPIAGLYISHHKHLPTPFRVFLLGLYYLSTLCIHPSSLEVSAMASAAEPSEPLNYKTWVLKVSIHCEGCKRKVKRILKSIPGVYDVEVDARQHKVTVKTVVDAETLIKRLGKSGKHAALWPEKKPVNQSPGNGETTKKKEDKESSVSKEPAESSEKKSIPSESSSASTAAPAEAEAKPKPPTEPAKPDSKTEESNVNEPQTTDATKVDTSAQTPEKPAATVDEKASAAAGEISSDKGGGKKKGHKAQKENSEDAGKDPDAGSINSSPPRHAYSHPAYPPPPAYVMSYNMAQPSASQAYYASPAPPASHGYAYMPFPPPPEFYYGSMDPSLPAPVQPAPHDDMFSDENPNACNIM, from the exons ATGAGACTCCACATTCCCTTTCCTATTGCCGGCCTATATATCTCCCATCACAAACATCTGCCAACTCCCTTCCGAGTGTTCCTCCTTGGGCTCTATTACCTTTCCACTCTCTGCATCCATCCATCATCACTTGAGGTTTCTGCCATGGCATCGGCAGCGGAACCTTCAGAACCTCTCAATTACAAG ACTTGGGTGTTGAAGGTTTCCATCCACTGTGAAGGATGCAAGAGGAAGGTGAAGAGAATCCTTAAAAGCATTCCAG GTGTTTATGATGTGGAGGTCGATGCGCGGCAGCACAAGGTGACAGTCAAGACCGTGGTGGATGCCGAAACGCTCATCAAGAGGCTGGGGAAGTCCGGGAAGCACGCTGCGCTGTGGCCGGAGAAGAAGCCCGTTAATCAGAGCCCCGGAAATGGCGAAACTACCAAGAAGAAAGAGGACAAAGAATCTTCTGTATCCAAAGAGCCAGCAGAGAGCTCTGAGAAGAAGTCGATCCCATCGGAGAGTAGCTCTGCTTCTACTGCCGCCCCTGCCGAAGCTGAAGCGAAACCCAAACCCCCGACAGAGCCCGCAAAACCCGATTCCAAAACCGAGGAGAGCAACGTAAACGAGCCCCAAACGACCGATGCAACGAAGGTCGACACCTCTGCCCAGACGCCCGAGAAGCCGGCCGCCACGGTAGACGAGAAGGCTTCCGCCGCCGCCGGCGAAATTAGCAGCGATAAAGGCGGCGGTAAGAAGAAAGGCCACAAGGCACAAAAAGAGAACTCCGAGGACGCAGGGAAGGATCCGGATGCCGGCAGCATCAACTCATCACCACCGCGACACGCGTACTCGCACCCGGCGTACCCGCCGCCGCCGGCGTACGTCATGAGCTACAACATGGCACAACCGAGCGCTAGCCAAGCCTACTATGCCTCGCCCGCGCCGCCGGCCTCGCACGGCTACGCCTACATGCCGTTCCCTCCGCCGCCGGAGTTCTACTACGGCTCCATGGACCCGAGCTTGCCGGCACCGGTGCAGCCGGCGCCGCACGACGACATGTTCAGCGACGAGAACCCCAACGCGTGCAACATCATGTGA